The following proteins are co-located in the Cryptococcus neoformans var. grubii H99 chromosome 1, complete sequence genome:
- a CDS encoding plant-inducible protein: MTTAHTAEEIFTVQAKAQLDSEKPQASSVPSTPLALDLDSDRATHLINLLTDGLVSIRDEDGRFLLKLDDGTLIDTKGWEHPTVFSWEWTHGIALTALCHHSAISRTSPASQKSLDTAIAWFNSQYARTSGKGAPKNINTFSPFYALASFLEDGREKDEQGKWRAWCEDWAQWVMRDDGLPKTEEGGFQHITYANAHPQNLWDDTLMMSAIPLAKLGILLNQPSWIDEAVYQFLLHIRYLADPVTGLWYHGWEFTPGKQGRAAELEGGQGWKGGKNGHNFARAFWARGNCWITLAIPMLLSILSPTSSSPHPKPLHPTDPTARFLIQTWTRQVDALISLQDPNSGMWHTLLDDPESYVETSASAGFVAGIYMGLRMGLLPASKAPSYRAAADTALAAILTQIQPDGQVANVSFGTGMGETLQFYRDIAITPMPYGQALVMHALVEWERLNEVRGEGK; encoded by the exons ATGACCACCGCCCATACCGCAGAAGAAATCTTCACCGTCCAGGCCAAAGCCCAGCTCGACTCTGAAAAGCCCCAGGCATCCTCCGTCCCCAGCACCCCGCTCGCCCTCGACCTCGACAGCGACAGGGCCACACACCTGATCAACCTCCTGACCGACGGCCTCGTTTCTATCAGagacgaagatgggagGTTTCTCCTGAAGC TGGACGACGGGACATTGATCGACACCAAAGGCTGGGAACACCCAACCGTGTTTTCCTGGGAATGGACTCACGGTATCGCCCTGACTGCTCTCTGCCAC CACTCTGCCATCTCGCGCACATCCCCCGCCTCCCAGAAATCCCTAGACACCGCCATCGCATGGTTCAACTCCCAATACGCCCGTACGTCCGGCAAAGGCGCCCCCAAAAACATCAACACATTCTCCCCCTTTTACGCCTTGGCCTCTTTCTTGGAAGACGGGCGGGAAAAGGACGAGCAAGGGAAATGGAGAGCTTGGTGTGAGGATTGGGCACAGTGGGTCATGCGGGATGATGGTTTGCCAAAGACAGAGGAAGGCGGGTTCCAGCACA TAACCTACGCCAACGCCCACCCTCAAAACCTCTGGGACGACACCCTCATGATGTCCGCCATCCCGCTCGCCAAACTCggcatcctcctcaaccaGCCCTCATGGATCGACGAAGCGGTGTACCAATTCCTCTTACATATCCGATATCTCGCCGACCCTGTCACCGGGCTATGGTACCACGGCTGGGAGTTTACCCCTGGTAAACAAGGCCGCGCGGCGGAATTGGAAGGTGGACAAGggtggaagggagggaagaatggaCATAATTTCGCGAGAGCATTCTGGGCACGAGGTAACTGCTGGATCACACTCGCCATCCCTAtgctcctctccatcctctcccccacctcctcctccccccaCCCGAAACCCCTCCACCCAACCGACCCCACCGCccgcttcctcatccaaaCATGGACCCGCCAAGTCGACgccctcatctccctccaAGACCCCAACTCGGGCATGTGGCACACCCTCCTCGACGACCCCGAGAGTTATGTAGAAACAAGCGCTAGTGCCGGGTTTGTAGCCGGTATATATATGGGTTTGAGGATG GGCCTGCTCCCCGCATCCAAAGCCCCCTCCTACCGCGCCGCAGCCGACACCGCCCTCGCCGCCATCCTCACCCAAATCCAACCCGACGGCCAAGTCGCCAACGTCTCCTTTGGCACAGGTATGGGCGAAACCCTCCAGTTTTATAGGGATATTGCGATTACCCCGATGCCGTATGGGCAAGCGCTGGTTATGCATGCGTTGGTGGAATGGGAGAGGTTGAATGAGGTGCGGGGAGAAGGCAAGTAG